From Chryseobacterium gallinarum, one genomic window encodes:
- the rplT gene encoding 50S ribosomal protein L20, with protein MPRSVNAVASRARRKKIFKQAKGYFGRRKNVWTVAKNAVEKAMQYAYRGRKEKKRNFRALWITRINAGTREHGMSYSQFMGALKKNNIELNRKVLADLAMNHPEAFKAVVDQVK; from the coding sequence ATGCCAAGATCAGTAAATGCCGTAGCTTCAAGAGCTCGCAGAAAGAAAATTTTTAAGCAAGCTAAAGGTTATTTCGGAAGAAGAAAGAACGTTTGGACTGTAGCTAAAAACGCGGTAGAAAAAGCAATGCAATATGCTTACCGTGGTAGAAAAGAGAAAAAGAGAAACTTCAGAGCACTTTGGATTACTCGTATCAATGCGGGAACCAGAGAGCACGGAATGTCTTACTCTCAATTTATGGGAGCTCTTAAAAAGAACAACATTGAGCTTAACAGAAAAGTTTTAGCAGATTTAGCAATGAATCACCCTGAAGCTTTCAAAGCTGTTGTAGATCAAGTAAAATAA
- a CDS encoding alpha/beta fold hydrolase translates to MSTLTLKDGTEIYYKDWGKGQPVFFHHGWPLSSDDWDAQMFFFLEQGYRVIAHDRRGHGRSEQTPYGHNMDTYASDVAEIVEALDLKDVIHVGHSTGGGEVIRYVARHGNGRVAKAVLVSAVTPIMVQNENNPNGVPMSVFDDIRNNTAKHRQQFFIDITFPFYGYNREGAKVSEGIQRNWWRQGMNGSIKAHYDCIKAFSETDFTEDLTSVDVPVLVMHGEDDQIVPFETTGKVAATLLKNGKLISYPGFPHGMPTTEAETINKDLLAFFTS, encoded by the coding sequence ATGAGCACACTTACATTAAAAGATGGGACAGAGATTTACTACAAAGATTGGGGAAAAGGACAACCTGTTTTTTTTCACCACGGATGGCCATTATCAAGTGATGACTGGGACGCGCAGATGTTCTTTTTCTTAGAACAGGGCTACAGGGTAATTGCTCATGACAGAAGAGGTCACGGAAGATCTGAACAGACTCCTTACGGACATAACATGGATACTTATGCTTCGGACGTTGCAGAAATTGTTGAAGCATTGGATTTAAAAGATGTGATCCACGTAGGGCATTCTACCGGAGGAGGTGAAGTAATACGATATGTTGCCAGGCATGGTAACGGACGAGTTGCCAAAGCTGTTCTGGTAAGTGCAGTGACCCCGATTATGGTTCAGAATGAAAATAATCCGAATGGAGTTCCTATGTCCGTTTTTGATGATATCAGAAATAATACGGCAAAACACAGGCAACAGTTTTTTATAGATATCACTTTTCCTTTTTACGGGTACAACAGAGAAGGTGCAAAAGTATCGGAAGGCATTCAGAGAAACTGGTGGAGACAGGGAATGAATGGCTCCATTAAAGCTCACTACGACTGTATCAAGGCATTCTCGGAAACAGATTTTACGGAAGACCTTACAAGTGTAGATGTTCCTGTATTGGTTATGCATGGTGAAGATGATCAGATCGTTCCGTTTGAGACAACAGGAAAAGTGGCCGCTACCCTACTTAAAAACGGAAAACTGATTTCTTATCCGGGCTTTCCTCATGGCATGCCGACAACGGAAGCTGAAACAATTAACAAAGACCTTTTGGCTTTCTTTACATCATAG
- the leuD gene encoding 3-isopropylmalate dehydratase small subunit, with protein MQKLVIIKSSGVPLPAENIDTDQIIPARFLKSIDRKGFGENLFRDWRFNIHTGEPNPDFVLNNPVFKGEILVAGNNFGCGSSREHAAWSLTDYGFKVIVSSYFADIFKGNALNNGLLPVKVSEGFLKDILKGINENPESEIVVDVEQQTISFNGTKETFELDSYKKICLMNGYDDIDFLISKKQAIKEFELKTQTTNA; from the coding sequence ATGCAAAAATTAGTTATTATAAAATCCAGTGGTGTTCCGTTGCCGGCAGAAAATATAGATACGGATCAGATCATTCCCGCAAGATTTTTAAAAAGTATTGATAGAAAAGGTTTCGGTGAAAACCTGTTCAGGGATTGGAGATTTAATATTCATACGGGAGAACCGAATCCCGATTTTGTTTTAAATAATCCCGTCTTCAAAGGGGAAATCCTGGTAGCCGGGAATAACTTCGGGTGTGGAAGCAGCCGTGAACATGCTGCGTGGTCCCTTACGGATTATGGATTTAAAGTTATTGTTTCCAGCTATTTCGCGGATATTTTCAAAGGAAATGCCTTAAATAACGGGTTGCTTCCCGTTAAGGTTTCTGAAGGTTTTTTAAAAGATATTCTAAAAGGAATCAATGAAAACCCTGAAAGTGAAATTGTGGTGGATGTTGAGCAGCAGACTATCAGCTTTAATGGAACTAAGGAGACTTTTGAACTTGATTCTTATAAAAAGATATGCCTGATGAACGGTTATGATGATATTGACTTTTTAATCAGTAAAAAACAGGCAATCAAGGAATTTGAACTTAAAACACAAACAACAAATGCATAG
- the infC gene encoding translation initiation factor IF-3: MINDKIRVRELRLVGDNVEPGVYPIDKARQLASEQELDLVVISDKAEPFIARILDYKKFLYEQKKKQKELKAKQVKVVVKEIRFGPQTDDHDYEFKKKHAEKFLEEGSKLKTYVFFKGRSIIFKDQGEILLLKLAQELEHVGKVDQLPKLEGKRMIMMMSPKKPAK, translated from the coding sequence TTGATCAACGATAAAATTCGTGTGAGAGAGCTTCGTTTAGTGGGCGATAACGTAGAGCCGGGAGTGTATCCAATTGACAAAGCAAGACAGCTTGCTTCTGAACAGGAATTGGATCTTGTAGTAATTTCCGATAAGGCAGAACCATTCATTGCGAGAATATTAGACTATAAAAAGTTTTTATACGAGCAAAAGAAGAAACAGAAGGAACTTAAAGCTAAGCAGGTAAAAGTGGTGGTAAAAGAGATCCGTTTCGGACCTCAGACCGATGACCATGATTATGAATTTAAGAAAAAGCATGCTGAGAAATTCCTTGAAGAAGGTTCTAAACTAAAGACCTACGTATTTTTTAAAGGACGTTCGATTATCTTTAAGGACCAGGGAGAAATTTTGCTTTTAAAACTGGCTCAGGAACTTGAGCACGTGGGTAAAGTAGATCAGCTTCCTAAACTTGAAGGAAAAAGGATGATTATGATGATGAGTCCTAAAAAACCGGCAAAATAA
- a CDS encoding dipeptidase has translation MNMINIDLHCDLLYYLLRSNAALDDREIGCSLPYLKEGNVGLQVMAIYSGTGKDSTVYGLKQSRLFSELVKHENFFLFDTDNYKNHENENRVGVIASIENASSFCDEDESLDTGFKKLETIIENTQKVLYIGITHHLENRFGGGNNATAGLKDDGKVLIDYISDRKIAIDLAHTSDQLAYDIFNYIDQKGYSIPVLASHSNYRTVCKNNRNLPDELAKEVIRRKGLIGLNFIMDYIDLEHPERLYEHIQYGLDLDGKEAIAYGADYFYWKDHPDTSRHPFFFPEHANAATYPAINKEIEQRFSHEIMEKVSHKNVLNFIERNG, from the coding sequence ATGAATATGATAAACATTGATTTGCATTGCGACCTCCTTTATTATTTATTACGATCCAATGCTGCCCTTGATGACAGGGAAATAGGTTGTTCTTTACCATATTTAAAAGAAGGAAATGTAGGACTTCAGGTAATGGCCATTTATTCGGGAACGGGAAAAGACAGCACAGTATACGGATTAAAGCAAAGCCGGTTGTTTTCAGAATTGGTGAAACATGAAAATTTTTTCCTTTTCGATACGGACAATTATAAAAATCATGAAAACGAAAATCGGGTAGGAGTGATTGCTTCTATTGAAAATGCCTCTTCTTTTTGTGATGAGGATGAAAGTCTTGATACAGGATTTAAAAAGCTTGAAACAATCATTGAAAATACACAAAAAGTTTTGTATATCGGAATTACTCACCATCTGGAAAACCGGTTTGGAGGAGGAAATAATGCAACAGCAGGATTAAAAGATGATGGAAAAGTACTGATAGACTATATTTCTGACCGGAAAATAGCCATTGACCTGGCCCATACCAGTGATCAGCTGGCCTATGATATTTTTAATTATATTGATCAGAAAGGGTATTCAATTCCTGTCCTGGCGAGTCATTCCAACTACAGAACGGTCTGTAAAAACAACCGGAACCTTCCTGATGAACTGGCCAAAGAAGTGATCAGGAGAAAAGGACTTATCGGCCTGAACTTTATCATGGATTATATTGACCTTGAACACCCCGAAAGATTATATGAACACATCCAATATGGTCTGGATCTGGATGGGAAAGAAGCGATTGCTTATGGAGCCGATTACTTTTACTGGAAAGACCATCCGGACACTTCCCGCCACCCGTTTTTCTTTCCCGAACATGCTAATGCTGCAACCTATCCGGCCATCAATAAAGAAATTGAACAACGCTTTTCCCATGAAATTATGGAAAAAGTCAGTCATAAAAATGTATTGAATTTTATAGAAAGGAATGGATAG
- the leuC gene encoding 3-isopropylmalate dehydratase large subunit, producing MNNEKKTLFDKVWDAHVVETIPDGPQIIYIDKHLIHEVTSPQAFAELESRNLEIFRPAQIVATADHNVPTLNQDLPIRDELSRNQVQQLTENCRKNNIELFGLGHPYQGIVHIIAPELGITQPGMSIVCGDSHTSTHGAFGSIAFGIGTSQVAQVFASQCLLLSKPKSMRITVNGKLNDNVQPKDVILYIISKIGTDGGTGYFCEYAGNVFEEMSMEGRMTVCNMSIEMGARGGMIAPDETTFEYVKGRTFAPQGEEWEEKVEYWKSLKTDEGATFDKELVFDAADIYPMVTYGTNPGMGISVREVIPAPQNESEEKALQYMGLKAGQALSDIKVNYVFIGSCTNARIEDFRSAAQYIKGKSKSEAVKALIVPGSQQVVKQIYEEGLDKIFNDAGFQIRQPGCSACLAMNDDKIPEGEYCVSTSNRNFEGRQGQGARTILASPLTAAKAAIEGRISAYEFN from the coding sequence ATGAATAACGAGAAAAAGACACTTTTTGATAAAGTTTGGGACGCTCACGTAGTGGAAACAATTCCTGACGGCCCCCAAATCATATATATTGACAAACATCTGATCCATGAGGTAACAAGTCCTCAGGCTTTTGCAGAGCTGGAGTCGAGAAACCTTGAGATTTTCAGGCCCGCTCAGATCGTAGCCACAGCAGATCACAATGTCCCTACACTCAATCAGGATTTACCCATCCGCGATGAGTTATCAAGAAATCAGGTTCAGCAGCTTACGGAGAATTGCCGGAAAAATAATATCGAATTATTCGGACTGGGACATCCTTATCAGGGAATTGTCCATATTATTGCTCCGGAACTGGGAATTACCCAACCGGGAATGAGCATCGTTTGCGGAGACAGCCATACTTCAACGCACGGAGCGTTCGGAAGCATTGCCTTCGGAATAGGAACAAGCCAGGTAGCCCAGGTATTTGCCAGCCAATGCCTTCTTCTCAGTAAACCGAAATCAATGAGAATTACGGTGAATGGAAAATTGAATGATAACGTTCAGCCTAAAGATGTGATTCTTTATATTATTTCAAAAATAGGGACCGATGGCGGAACAGGATATTTCTGTGAATATGCCGGAAACGTTTTTGAAGAGATGTCGATGGAAGGTAGGATGACCGTTTGTAATATGAGTATTGAAATGGGTGCCAGAGGCGGAATGATTGCTCCTGATGAAACCACTTTTGAGTATGTGAAAGGAAGGACATTCGCCCCGCAGGGAGAAGAGTGGGAAGAGAAAGTGGAATATTGGAAGTCTTTAAAAACTGATGAGGGTGCCACCTTTGATAAAGAATTGGTTTTCGATGCTGCTGATATTTATCCTATGGTTACTTACGGGACAAATCCGGGAATGGGGATTTCTGTCCGGGAAGTAATTCCGGCACCCCAGAATGAGTCAGAGGAGAAGGCATTACAATATATGGGTTTAAAAGCTGGCCAGGCTCTTTCTGATATCAAAGTGAATTATGTATTTATAGGAAGCTGTACCAATGCGAGGATTGAAGATTTCCGTTCGGCAGCGCAATATATTAAAGGCAAAAGCAAATCTGAAGCCGTAAAGGCTTTAATCGTTCCGGGATCCCAGCAGGTTGTAAAACAGATCTATGAAGAAGGGCTGGATAAAATTTTCAATGATGCAGGATTCCAGATCCGTCAGCCCGGATGTTCGGCGTGCCTGGCGATGAATGATGACAAAATACCCGAAGGAGAGTATTGTGTTTCTACTTCGAACAGGAATTTTGAAGGAAGGCAGGGACAAGGAGCAAGAACAATTCTGGCAAGTCCGCTTACTGCGGCCAAAGCAGCCATTGAAGGCAGAATTTCAGCTTATGAATTCAACTAA
- a CDS encoding M28 family peptidase, translated as MKKIAAFLFASVVAQSTNAQSFIQSYKDRADMVTQTNITTYLQEFANLGIKTTGSQANANALEWLKNKYTSYGYSASQIAEDPFTFGTTSSKNLIVTKTGTVYPNKYVIICGHFDSINGPGVNDNGSGTSIILEAARILKDVPTEYSIKFIHFSGEEQGLRGSLHYANNVAYQNNIRVLDIKLVFNLDQVGGVMGNNNNTIYCDEDQGGIPDNNTASAAVTQELRNCTALYSPLQTDVDPAADTDYIPFEQKGEVITGFFERIRSTYPHKPTDTFANTDPVYIYNVGKATVGALQHFAVASASSLGTHETGLKNSLEAVKIYPNPAKDTIHIELPDSKIQKFSFEITDVSGRSLLKRTNEAKINVTNLESGAYIGILKANDQTVVRKILIER; from the coding sequence ATGAAAAAAATCGCTGCTTTTTTATTTGCATCTGTGGTGGCACAAAGCACCAACGCCCAAAGTTTTATTCAAAGCTATAAGGATAGAGCCGATATGGTTACCCAGACAAATATTACCACCTATCTTCAGGAATTTGCCAATCTGGGAATAAAAACAACCGGTTCACAGGCCAACGCCAATGCCCTGGAATGGCTAAAAAACAAGTATACTTCGTATGGATATTCTGCCAGCCAGATTGCAGAAGATCCTTTCACATTCGGAACCACAAGTTCCAAAAATTTAATCGTTACCAAAACCGGTACGGTATATCCTAATAAATATGTTATTATTTGCGGGCATTTTGACAGCATCAACGGCCCGGGGGTAAATGACAACGGAAGTGGCACTTCTATCATCCTGGAAGCAGCGAGGATTTTGAAAGACGTACCTACGGAATACTCTATCAAGTTTATTCATTTCTCAGGAGAAGAACAGGGCCTTAGAGGAAGTTTACATTATGCTAATAACGTTGCCTATCAGAATAACATCCGTGTTTTAGATATTAAATTAGTTTTCAACCTGGATCAGGTTGGAGGGGTGATGGGAAATAACAATAATACAATTTATTGTGATGAGGACCAGGGAGGTATTCCTGATAATAATACAGCTTCTGCAGCAGTAACCCAGGAGCTAAGAAACTGTACTGCATTGTATTCGCCCCTGCAAACAGATGTGGATCCCGCCGCAGATACCGATTATATTCCTTTTGAACAAAAAGGCGAAGTGATTACGGGCTTCTTTGAAAGGATAAGAAGTACTTACCCTCATAAACCAACTGATACTTTTGCCAATACAGATCCTGTATACATTTATAATGTAGGAAAGGCTACCGTAGGGGCTTTACAACACTTTGCCGTTGCATCTGCAAGCAGCCTTGGAACACATGAAACAGGTTTAAAAAACTCGTTGGAAGCTGTAAAGATTTACCCTAATCCCGCAAAGGATACTATCCATATTGAACTTCCTGATTCTAAAATACAGAAATTCAGTTTTGAAATTACAGATGTATCAGGACGCTCCTTATTGAAAAGGACAAATGAAGCAAAAATCAATGTAACCAATCTGGAGAGCGGTGCTTATATCGGGATTTTAAAAGCAAATGATCAGACTGTGGTAAGAAAAATTTTGATTGAAAGATAA
- a CDS encoding 2-isopropylmalate synthase yields the protein MNSEKIEIFDTTLRDGEQVPGCKLNTEQKLIIAERLDELGIDIIEAGFPISSPGDFESVSEISKLVRNAKVCGLTRANKKDIDTAAEALKFAKRPRIHTGIGTSDSHIKYKFNSTREDIIERAAEAVRYAKGYVEDVEFYAEDAGRTDNEYLARVCEAVIKAGATVLNIPDTTGYCLPEEYGKKIKYLRENVKGIEKAVLSCHCHNDLGLATANSIAGAINGARQIECTINGLGERAGNTALEEVVMILKQHKNLNLYTDVNSRMLNEMSNMVSDLMGMSVQPNKAIVGANAFAHSSGIHQDGVIKNRETYEIIDPEEVGVNASSIILTARSGRSALAYRFKHIGYDVTKNELDYLYQEFLKIADLKKEVCNDDLARIMGSFSRKIG from the coding sequence ATGAATTCCGAAAAAATTGAAATTTTTGATACGACATTGCGAGATGGGGAGCAGGTCCCGGGATGTAAACTGAATACGGAGCAAAAACTGATTATTGCCGAAAGGCTTGATGAGCTAGGGATTGATATCATTGAAGCCGGATTTCCTATTTCCAGTCCGGGAGATTTTGAGTCTGTTTCCGAAATTTCAAAACTGGTAAGGAATGCAAAAGTATGCGGGTTAACCAGAGCTAATAAAAAAGATATTGATACGGCTGCTGAAGCCCTGAAGTTTGCCAAAAGACCAAGAATACATACAGGAATAGGCACTTCGGATTCTCATATTAAATACAAATTTAACTCTACAAGGGAAGACATCATAGAACGGGCTGCTGAGGCAGTACGGTATGCCAAAGGGTATGTGGAAGATGTTGAATTTTATGCTGAAGATGCGGGAAGAACAGATAACGAATATCTGGCCCGGGTATGTGAAGCCGTTATTAAAGCGGGGGCTACCGTATTAAATATTCCTGACACAACTGGGTATTGTCTGCCTGAGGAATATGGGAAGAAGATAAAGTACCTGAGAGAAAATGTAAAAGGAATTGAAAAGGCGGTACTTTCATGTCATTGCCATAATGATCTCGGACTTGCCACTGCCAATTCTATTGCCGGGGCAATCAACGGAGCCCGCCAGATTGAATGCACGATTAACGGACTGGGAGAAAGGGCAGGGAATACAGCCTTGGAAGAAGTAGTAATGATTTTAAAACAACATAAAAACTTAAATCTTTACACAGATGTCAATTCCAGGATGCTGAACGAAATGAGCAACATGGTTTCCGATTTGATGGGAATGTCTGTACAGCCTAATAAAGCCATAGTAGGAGCAAATGCTTTTGCCCACAGCTCCGGAATTCATCAGGATGGTGTGATTAAAAACAGGGAAACCTACGAAATTATAGATCCTGAGGAAGTAGGGGTGAACGCCTCTTCCATTATTCTTACAGCAAGAAGCGGACGTTCCGCATTAGCATACCGTTTTAAGCATATAGGCTATGATGTTACTAAAAATGAACTGGATTATCTGTACCAGGAATTCCTGAAAATAGCTGATCTTAAAAAAGAGGTGTGCAATGATGATCTGGCCCGGATCATGGGTAGTTTTAGCAGAAAAATAGGGTGA
- the thrS gene encoding threonine--tRNA ligase → MIKITLPDNSVKEFEGAVTPLDVAKSISEGLARNTISAIVNGKQVETTTPITTDSTVQLLTWNDDLGKKAFWHSSAHLLAQAILEFYPNAKLTIGPAIESGFYYDVDFGDESLSEKDFEKIEKKILENAKKGSTFSLYPVSKEDALKTYADNPYKVELISNLNDGEITFVTHDNFTDLCRGGHIPNTGIVKAVKILNAAGAYWRGNENNPQLTRVYGISFPKQKDLTEYLERLEEAKRRDHRKLGKELGIYAFSEKVGAGLPLWLPKGTALRRKLENFLSEAQKKGGYEFVMSPHIGAKELYVTSGHWDKYGADSFQPIKTPNEGEEFLLKPMNCPHHCEIYKTSQWSYRDLPKRYAEFGTVYRYEQSGELHGLTRVRGFTQDDAHLFCTPDQLSEEFEKVIDLTLYVFKSLGFEDFVTQVSLRDPDNKEKYIGSDENWEKAENAIINAAEKKGLKTVIEYGEAAFYGPKLDFMVKDALGRKWQLGTIQVDYNLPERFDLHYIGSDNEKHRPVMIHRAPFGSMERFIAILLENTAGDFPLWLSPDQFIILPISEKYVDYSKKVSQFLENHDISGQIDDRNEKTGKKIRDAELKKIPFMLVVGENEEKEGTISVRRRGEGDLGVMKMEDFVAYFKKEAAI, encoded by the coding sequence ATGATAAAAATTACACTTCCAGACAATAGTGTCAAAGAATTCGAGGGAGCAGTGACTCCTCTAGATGTGGCAAAATCTATAAGCGAGGGATTGGCTAGAAATACCATTTCCGCAATTGTTAACGGTAAACAAGTAGAGACGACCACACCTATAACCACGGATTCTACGGTACAGCTTTTGACCTGGAATGATGATCTTGGAAAGAAAGCTTTCTGGCATTCATCTGCCCACCTTCTGGCGCAGGCAATCCTTGAATTTTATCCTAATGCTAAGTTGACCATCGGTCCGGCAATTGAAAGCGGTTTCTACTATGATGTAGATTTCGGTGACGAAAGTTTATCTGAAAAAGATTTTGAGAAAATTGAAAAGAAAATCCTTGAAAATGCAAAGAAAGGTTCTACATTCTCATTATATCCTGTTTCTAAAGAAGACGCTTTAAAAACTTATGCAGATAACCCTTACAAAGTTGAGTTGATCTCTAACCTTAATGATGGTGAAATCACTTTTGTAACCCATGATAATTTCACAGACTTGTGTCGTGGTGGTCACATTCCTAATACGGGAATCGTAAAAGCTGTTAAAATTTTAAATGCAGCGGGAGCCTATTGGAGAGGAAATGAAAACAATCCTCAGCTGACAAGAGTATATGGTATTTCTTTCCCTAAGCAGAAAGATCTTACTGAATATCTTGAAAGACTGGAAGAAGCGAAAAGAAGAGATCACAGGAAATTAGGTAAAGAGCTGGGAATCTATGCGTTTTCTGAAAAAGTAGGTGCAGGTTTACCGCTTTGGCTACCCAAAGGAACTGCTTTAAGAAGAAAATTAGAAAATTTCCTTTCTGAAGCTCAGAAAAAAGGTGGTTATGAATTCGTTATGTCTCCTCATATCGGGGCTAAGGAATTGTATGTAACCTCCGGACACTGGGATAAGTATGGAGCAGACAGCTTCCAGCCGATCAAAACGCCGAATGAAGGAGAAGAATTCTTATTGAAGCCAATGAACTGTCCTCATCACTGTGAAATTTATAAAACTTCACAATGGAGTTACAGGGACCTGCCTAAGAGATATGCAGAATTCGGTACGGTATACAGATATGAACAAAGTGGAGAGCTTCACGGCTTAACAAGGGTTCGTGGATTCACTCAGGATGACGCCCACCTGTTCTGTACTCCGGATCAGCTTTCTGAAGAGTTTGAAAAAGTAATTGACCTTACTCTTTATGTATTTAAATCTTTAGGATTTGAAGACTTTGTCACCCAGGTATCATTGAGAGATCCTGACAACAAAGAAAAATATATCGGATCGGACGAAAACTGGGAGAAAGCAGAAAACGCAATCATCAATGCTGCAGAAAAGAAAGGACTGAAAACTGTAATTGAATATGGGGAAGCTGCATTCTATGGACCTAAGCTTGATTTCATGGTTAAAGATGCGTTAGGAAGAAAATGGCAGCTTGGAACCATTCAGGTAGATTATAACCTGCCGGAAAGATTTGATCTTCATTACATCGGAAGCGATAATGAAAAACACAGACCCGTAATGATCCACAGGGCTCCTTTTGGTTCTATGGAGCGTTTTATTGCCATCTTATTAGAAAATACAGCAGGAGATTTTCCATTATGGCTAAGCCCTGATCAATTTATTATTCTACCTATCAGTGAAAAATATGTAGATTATTCAAAAAAAGTTTCACAATTTTTGGAAAATCACGATATTAGCGGTCAGATTGATGACAGAAACGAGAAGACCGGTAAAAAGATCCGTGATGCAGAATTGAAGAAGATTCCTTTCATGCTTGTAGTAGGAGAAAATGAAGAAAAAGAAGGCACGATTTCTGTAAGAAGACGTGGTGAAGGAGATCTTGGAGTAATGAAGATGGAGGATTTTGTTGCTTACTTCAAAAAGGAGGCAGCGATTTAA
- the rpmI gene encoding 50S ribosomal protein L35 — protein MPKLKTKSGAKKRFALTGTGKIKRKNAYKSHILTKKETKQKRNLTTTSYVAKVDEKSVQRQLAIK, from the coding sequence ATGCCAAAATTAAAAACGAAATCAGGTGCTAAGAAACGTTTTGCTCTTACCGGAACAGGTAAGATCAAAAGAAAAAACGCTTACAAAAGCCACATCTTAACTAAGAAAGAAACTAAGCAGAAGAGAAATCTTACTACTACTTCTTACGTAGCTAAAGTGGATGAGAAAAGCGTTCAACGTCAATTAGCCATTAAGTAG